From Epinephelus lanceolatus isolate andai-2023 chromosome 2, ASM4190304v1, whole genome shotgun sequence, one genomic window encodes:
- the senp8 gene encoding sentrin-specific protease 8, producing the protein MDPVVLSYQDSLLRRSDVSLLEGPYWLNDQVIGFAFEYFAAERFRVLGDTITFISPEVTQFIKCASCPDELALFLEPLDLASRHWVFLAVNDNSNQTAGGSHWSLLVYHHNSNHFAHYDSQNGSNSLHARRIASKLEPFLGAGRKALFVEEPCPSQQNSYDCGMYVICIAEALCEKARAEGSPRLPVQIITPAYITQKRAEWCRLIQSLAQNDLCCSLSFP; encoded by the coding sequence ATGGACCCTGTAGTGCTGAGCTACCAGGACAGCCTGTTGCGGCGCTCTGACGTGTCCCTGCTGGAGGGACCTTACTGGCTCAACGACCAAGTCATTGGTTTCGCCTTCGAGTACTTTGCTGCTGAGCGCTTCAGAGTCCTGGGGGACACCATCACCTTCATCAGCCCAGAGGTCACCCAGTTCATCAAGTGTGCTTCCTGTCCCGATGAGTTGGCCCTGTTCTTGGAGCCGCTGGATCTTGCCTCTCGTCACTGGGTCTTCCTAGCCGTTAACGACAACTCCAACCAGACAGCAGGGGGATCCCACTGGAGCCTTCTGGTCTACCACCACAACTCCAACCACTTTGCACACTATGACTCTCAAAACGGCAGCAACTCGCTGCACGCGCGGCGCATTGCCAGCAAGTTAGAGCCTTTCTTGGGCGCAGGGAGAAAAGCGCTGTTCGTGGAGGAGCCCTGCCCGTCGCAGCAGAACAGCTATGACTGCGGCATGTATGTTATCTGTATCGCTGAGGCCTTGTGTGAGAAGGCCAGGGCGGAGGGCTCCCCACGCCTTCCTGTGCAAATCATCACCCCAGCCTACATCACCCAGAAGAGGGCTGAATGGTGCAGACTGATCCAGAGTCTAGCTCAGAACGACCTCTGCTGCTCGCTATCTTTTCCTTAG